The genome window GATATTATGATCTTTGCAAAGACTTTTCTTGATTTCGCAAATGAGGAGCTGGGCAGAAATGTACTGGGCTTTTCTAAGGATGTGGAAGAGTGTTTCCTGAGCTATAACTGGCCGGGAAATGTAAGGGAGCTAAAGAATGTGGTCCGAAGAGCAACATTACTGACAGAATCTGATGAAATCCAGCTTAAAGCACTTCCGCTGGAAATTTCTACTGACGCAAAAGTAACTGCCATTGAAAATACGATTCACAGGAACCATGAGAAGTCCAGGGACTTGAAGAATGCAGCTTCAGAGGCTGAATATGAAGCCATATTGAAAGTGCTTCGTGAGGTGAACTTTAACAAGACTAAGGCTGCAAAGATCCTGAATATAGACAGGAAGACCCTTTACAATAAAATGAAGGCTATTAACCTGGATACCTAAGTCCACTCCATTCTTCGTATTAACTTAGTAAAGGACGGTGTTGTACATTGTTTCCTCCGGTTTATCTTTTATCTCCGGTTTGAAAGATTTCTATTCTGTTAAATTCTCAGAAAGATTAAAACAATTCCCGTGGCTAAAGAGTTATAACAAATAATACCACCTTATTATCAATTACATCGCTACAAAATCAATTATTAAACATAAAAATTAAAGTCATGAACGATAACTCAAAAGTATTAATTGGATTATTAACAGGTTTGGCTGCTGGTGCAGCATTAGGGTTGCTGTTTGCGCCTGAAAAAGGTAGTGAAACTCGTGACCGTTTGAATCAGTCATTGAAAGACCTTGGTGATGCAATAAAAGAGAGAGCGGCAGATGAGATTGATCATTTGACGGGCTTAAAAGATAA of Pedobacter cryoconitis contains these proteins:
- a CDS encoding YtxH domain-containing protein, translated to MNDNSKVLIGLLTGLAAGAALGLLFAPEKGSETRDRLNQSLKDLGDAIKERAADEIDHLTGLKDKVVSSVKSKLHEAEEEFVDDAEHA